In Carya illinoinensis cultivar Pawnee chromosome 9, C.illinoinensisPawnee_v1, whole genome shotgun sequence, the following are encoded in one genomic region:
- the LOC122275614 gene encoding vacuolar protein sorting-associated protein 2 homolog 2 isoform X1 produces MNIFKKKTSPKDALRTSKREMAVATRGIEREIASLQLEEKKLVAEIKKTAKTGNEAATRILARQLVRLRQQITNLQGSRAQIRGVATHTQALYASTSISTGMKGATKAMVAMNKQMAPAKQAKVIKEFQKQSAQMDMTIEMMSESIDETLDKDEAEEETEELTNQVLDEIGVDIASQLSSAPKGRIASRNTENVVTRSEPPDVEDLEKRLASLRRI; encoded by the exons ATGAACATTTTCAAGAAGAAAACCTCACCCAAAG ATGCTCTGCGAACAAGCAAGAGAGAAATGGCTGTTGCCACAAGag GTATCGAACGGGAGATTGCATCTCTTCAATTGGAG GAGAAGAAATTGGTAGCAGAGATTAAGAAAACGGCTAAAACTGGAAATGAG GCTGCAACCAGAATCTTAGCTCGTCAACTTGTTCGGCTGCGTCAACAAATAACTAATTTGCAGGGGAGTCGTGCACAAATCAGAGGTGTAGCAACTCATACACAG GCATTGTATGCTAGCACTTCAATTTCTACTGGAATGAAGGGTGCAACTAAAGCAATGGTAGCAATGAACAAG CAAATGGCACCAGCAAAACAAGCTAAGGTGATTAAAGAGTTTCAGAAACAGTCAGCACAGATGGACATGACt ATAGAGATGATGTCAGAGTCTATTGATGAAACTTTAGACAAAGATGAGGCTGAAGAGGAAACAGAGGAGCTCACTAACCAG GTGCTTGATGAGATTGGTGTGGATATTGCATCCCAG TTATCCTCAGCCCCAAAAGGCCGAATTGCATCAAGGAACACTGAAAATGTTGTTACTCG TTCTGAACCTCCTGATGTTGAGGATCTCGAGAAAAGATTGGCCTCACTTCGACGCATCTGA
- the LOC122275614 gene encoding vacuolar protein sorting-associated protein 2 homolog 2 isoform X2, protein MEVKHLTWAINYDAKEGIEREIASLQLEEKKLVAEIKKTAKTGNEAATRILARQLVRLRQQITNLQGSRAQIRGVATHTQALYASTSISTGMKGATKAMVAMNKQMAPAKQAKVIKEFQKQSAQMDMTIEMMSESIDETLDKDEAEEETEELTNQVLDEIGVDIASQLSSAPKGRIASRNTENVVTRSEPPDVEDLEKRLASLRRI, encoded by the exons ATGGAGGTAAAGCATCTTACTTGGGCAATCAACTACGATGCAAAGGAAG GTATCGAACGGGAGATTGCATCTCTTCAATTGGAG GAGAAGAAATTGGTAGCAGAGATTAAGAAAACGGCTAAAACTGGAAATGAG GCTGCAACCAGAATCTTAGCTCGTCAACTTGTTCGGCTGCGTCAACAAATAACTAATTTGCAGGGGAGTCGTGCACAAATCAGAGGTGTAGCAACTCATACACAG GCATTGTATGCTAGCACTTCAATTTCTACTGGAATGAAGGGTGCAACTAAAGCAATGGTAGCAATGAACAAG CAAATGGCACCAGCAAAACAAGCTAAGGTGATTAAAGAGTTTCAGAAACAGTCAGCACAGATGGACATGACt ATAGAGATGATGTCAGAGTCTATTGATGAAACTTTAGACAAAGATGAGGCTGAAGAGGAAACAGAGGAGCTCACTAACCAG GTGCTTGATGAGATTGGTGTGGATATTGCATCCCAG TTATCCTCAGCCCCAAAAGGCCGAATTGCATCAAGGAACACTGAAAATGTTGTTACTCG TTCTGAACCTCCTGATGTTGAGGATCTCGAGAAAAGATTGGCCTCACTTCGACGCATCTGA